Proteins co-encoded in one Vibrio aquimaris genomic window:
- a CDS encoding chemotaxis protein CheV, translating to MSTSSSTILTESGTNELEIIEFHLEKQMPDGSKKTCYYGINVAKVREVIQVPETSDYPNAQPHMIGVFSSRDILTPLVDLAGWLGVPTSKEIDKKFVIVTDFNRMTNGFLIDSISRIHRISWNDVESPSQFLEAGEQDCVVAVVRKDQNLIMILDFEKIIADINPELSMEKYDVTADKSVDLNQKMITKRNAKTIMVVDDSAFIRNLILETLSSAGYNTIACKDGGEAHDKLTELAEIAKKEDVPVSELVDAVVSDVEMPRMDGMHLVKRLRDSDVYKEMPIVMFSSLMSDDNREKALALGANDTLTKPEIGRMVALMDQFILK from the coding sequence ATGAGCACTTCAAGCAGTACAATTCTTACAGAAAGTGGCACAAATGAACTCGAGATCATTGAGTTTCATTTGGAAAAACAGATGCCAGATGGCTCGAAAAAAACCTGTTATTACGGCATTAACGTGGCCAAAGTGCGCGAAGTTATTCAAGTTCCCGAGACATCGGATTATCCTAATGCTCAGCCGCACATGATAGGGGTATTTTCATCCCGAGATATACTCACTCCTCTGGTCGATTTAGCAGGCTGGCTCGGTGTGCCAACCAGTAAAGAAATTGACAAGAAGTTTGTGATTGTTACTGACTTTAACCGTATGACCAATGGATTTCTAATCGACAGCATCAGTCGCATCCACAGGATCTCTTGGAACGATGTTGAATCGCCCAGTCAGTTCTTAGAAGCCGGCGAGCAGGATTGTGTTGTTGCCGTAGTACGTAAAGATCAAAACCTCATCATGATCCTCGATTTTGAAAAGATTATCGCTGACATCAACCCAGAACTGAGTATGGAAAAATACGATGTTACTGCGGATAAGAGTGTTGATCTTAACCAAAAAATGATCACCAAACGTAATGCGAAAACCATTATGGTAGTGGACGATTCTGCTTTCATTCGAAATCTCATTCTAGAAACATTGAGCTCAGCAGGTTACAACACCATTGCTTGTAAAGATGGTGGTGAAGCGCACGACAAGCTAACAGAACTTGCTGAAATTGCAAAAAAAGAAGATGTCCCCGTCAGTGAACTCGTCGACGCGGTAGTCAGTGATGTGGAAATGCCGCGTATGGATGGCATGCACTTAGTGAAGAGATTACGTGACTCGGATGTTTACAAAGAAATGCCGATTGTAATGTTCTCGTCATTAATGAGTGATGATAACCGAGAAAAAGCGTTGGCTTTGGGTGCTAATGACACCCTAACCAAACCTGAAATTGGCCGTATGGTGGCCC